In a genomic window of Leisingera caerulea DSM 24564:
- a CDS encoding NADP-dependent malic enzyme produces the protein MPKNKITDEEALAFHLEPSPGKWEINATVPMTTQRDLSLAYSPGVAVPCEAIAENPETVYDYTNKGNLVAVISNGTAVLGLGNLGALGSKPVMEGKSVLFKRFADVNSIDIELDTEDPDKFIEAVKLMGPTFGGINLEDIKAPECFIIEQKLKEEMDIPVFHDDQHGTAVICAAGLINALHLSGKKIEDVKIVLNGAGAAGIACIELLKAMGARHENCIACDTKGVIYQGRTEGMNQWKSAHAIQTDLRTLEEAMRGADVFLGVSVKGAVTQEMVASMADNPVIFAMANPDPEITPEEAHEVRVDAIVATGRSDYPNQVNNVLGFPYLFRGALDIHARAINDEMKIACAHALAALAREDVPDEVALAYGKSLSFGRDYIIPTPFDPRLIHRIPPAVAKAGMDTGAARRPIVDMDAYEVGLKSRMDPTASILRGLNARARSAQSRMIFAEGDDPRALRAAVMYQRSGFGKALVVGRQDDVRVKLEKAGLGDAVRELEIVNAANTPHFEMYKDFLYNRLQRKGFDRKDIHRLVGRDRHVFSSLMLAHGHGDGLVTGATRKSAHVLDRINHVFDADADHGVAGVTALLHKGRIVLIGDTLVHEWPDQNHLANIAERAAVVARHMGLEPRVAFVSFSTFGYPVSERAEKMHVAPTVLDQRGVDFEYEGEMTVDVALNERAQRYYPFQRLTGPANILIVPARHSASISVKLMQEMGGATVIGPILSGIDKPIQICSTTSTTNDILNMAVLAACNIG, from the coding sequence ATGCCCAAGAACAAGATCACCGATGAAGAAGCCCTGGCGTTCCACCTGGAGCCTTCTCCGGGCAAATGGGAGATCAATGCCACCGTCCCGATGACCACGCAGCGGGACCTGTCGCTGGCATATTCTCCGGGCGTTGCGGTGCCTTGCGAGGCGATCGCGGAAAACCCCGAAACCGTCTATGACTACACCAACAAGGGCAACCTGGTGGCGGTGATCTCCAACGGCACCGCTGTTTTGGGGCTGGGCAATCTGGGCGCGCTGGGGTCCAAGCCGGTGATGGAAGGTAAGTCGGTCCTCTTCAAGCGCTTTGCCGATGTGAACTCGATCGATATCGAGCTGGACACCGAAGATCCGGACAAGTTCATCGAAGCGGTCAAGCTGATGGGGCCGACCTTCGGCGGCATCAACCTGGAAGACATCAAAGCGCCCGAATGCTTCATCATTGAGCAGAAGCTCAAGGAAGAGATGGACATCCCTGTTTTCCATGACGACCAGCACGGCACCGCGGTGATTTGCGCGGCCGGCCTGATTAATGCCCTGCACCTGTCGGGCAAGAAGATCGAAGACGTGAAAATCGTCCTCAACGGTGCCGGCGCTGCGGGCATTGCCTGCATCGAGCTGCTCAAAGCCATGGGGGCACGGCATGAAAATTGCATCGCCTGCGACACCAAGGGTGTGATCTATCAGGGCCGCACAGAGGGCATGAACCAGTGGAAATCGGCCCATGCGATCCAGACCGATCTGCGCACCCTGGAAGAGGCGATGCGCGGGGCTGACGTGTTCCTGGGGGTCTCGGTCAAAGGCGCGGTGACCCAGGAGATGGTGGCCTCGATGGCCGACAACCCGGTTATCTTCGCGATGGCCAACCCGGATCCGGAAATTACCCCGGAAGAGGCGCATGAAGTGCGTGTGGATGCCATTGTTGCCACCGGCCGCTCAGACTATCCGAACCAGGTCAACAACGTGCTGGGCTTTCCCTATCTGTTCCGCGGCGCGCTGGACATCCATGCCCGCGCCATCAACGACGAGATGAAGATCGCCTGCGCCCATGCGCTGGCTGCGCTCGCACGTGAGGACGTGCCGGATGAGGTGGCGCTGGCCTATGGCAAATCGCTGTCCTTTGGCCGCGACTACATCATCCCGACGCCGTTCGACCCGCGCTTGATCCACCGGATTCCGCCGGCCGTTGCCAAGGCCGGCATGGACACAGGTGCGGCGCGGCGCCCGATCGTGGACATGGACGCCTACGAGGTCGGCCTGAAATCGCGGATGGACCCGACAGCGTCGATCCTGCGCGGGTTGAACGCGCGCGCCCGTTCCGCCCAGTCGCGGATGATCTTTGCCGAAGGCGACGACCCCCGTGCGCTGCGCGCCGCGGTGATGTATCAGCGCTCCGGCTTCGGCAAGGCGCTGGTTGTGGGCCGGCAGGATGATGTGCGGGTCAAGCTGGAAAAGGCTGGGCTCGGCGATGCAGTGCGCGAATTGGAAATCGTGAATGCCGCCAACACGCCGCATTTCGAGATGTACAAGGACTTCCTGTACAACCGCCTGCAGCGCAAGGGTTTCGACCGCAAGGACATTCATCGCCTGGTGGGCCGGGACCGGCATGTGTTTTCCAGCCTGATGCTGGCGCATGGCCACGGCGACGGATTGGTGACCGGCGCAACCCGCAAGTCCGCGCATGTTCTGGACCGGATCAACCATGTATTTGATGCTGATGCCGATCACGGAGTGGCCGGTGTCACCGCGCTGCTGCACAAGGGCCGGATCGTGCTGATCGGCGACACGCTGGTGCATGAATGGCCGGACCAGAACCACCTAGCCAACATTGCTGAGCGGGCTGCTGTCGTTGCGCGCCACATGGGTCTGGAGCCGCGTGTCGCCTTTGTCAGCTTTTCAACCTTTGGCTATCCGGTGTCTGAGCGGGCGGAGAAGATGCATGTCGCCCCTACCGTTCTGGACCAGCGCGGCGTCGACTTCGAATACGAAGGCGAGATGACTGTGGATGTCGCCCTGAACGAGCGCGCCCAGCGGTATTACCCGTTCCAGCGCCTGACCGGCCCCGCCAACATTCTGATCGTGCCGGCCCGCCACTCGGCCTCGATCTCGGTCAAGCTGATGCAGGAAATGGGCGGCGCCACGGTGATCGGCCCGATCCTGTCGGGCATCGACAAGCCGATCCAGATCTGTTCGACAACCTCCACCACCAATGACATCCTGAACATGGCGGTGCTGGCGGCCTGCAACATCGGGTGA
- a CDS encoding ribokinase: protein MAIWNLGSINADMVYSMPHLPAAGETLAALRLDRFLGGKGANMSVAATRAGSEVHHIGAVGPDGVWAIERLKAYGAGTDHVSQVATPTGHAIIAVEPEGENQIILFPGANRVLNSVQLEQALAQASVGDILVMQNETNLQAEAAQLGRRMGLRVCYAAAPFDADAVQAVLPYLDFLILNEVEAQQLQQDTGKTPGELGVKDVIITLGSKGARHIDGETGAVLDVPALPVMAVDTTGAGDTFTGYVLSGLDQGLAMAEAMAQASRAAALMVTRHGTADVIPELAEVRAARF, encoded by the coding sequence ATGGCGATCTGGAACCTCGGTTCAATCAACGCGGATATGGTCTATTCCATGCCGCATCTGCCGGCGGCGGGGGAAACCCTGGCCGCCCTGCGGCTTGACCGGTTTCTCGGCGGCAAGGGCGCCAATATGTCCGTCGCCGCCACCCGGGCGGGCAGTGAGGTGCACCACATTGGCGCGGTCGGCCCAGACGGGGTCTGGGCAATTGAGCGGCTGAAGGCCTACGGTGCCGGCACGGACCACGTTTCCCAGGTGGCAACGCCGACCGGTCATGCCATCATCGCGGTGGAGCCTGAGGGGGAAAACCAGATCATTCTATTCCCCGGCGCTAACCGTGTGCTGAACAGCGTGCAGCTGGAGCAGGCGCTGGCCCAGGCAAGCGTCGGCGACATTCTGGTGATGCAGAACGAAACCAACCTGCAGGCAGAGGCGGCGCAGTTGGGCCGGCGGATGGGTCTGCGGGTATGTTATGCCGCGGCCCCGTTTGATGCGGACGCCGTGCAGGCGGTGCTGCCGTATCTGGATTTCCTGATCCTGAATGAGGTGGAGGCCCAGCAGCTGCAGCAGGACACCGGTAAGACGCCGGGTGAACTCGGCGTCAAGGACGTGATCATTACCCTTGGCTCCAAAGGCGCCCGTCACATCGACGGTGAAACCGGCGCCGTTCTGGACGTGCCCGCGCTGCCGGTCATGGCGGTCGATACGACCGGGGCCGGCGACACCTTCACCGGCTACGTCCTGTCGGGTTTGGACCAGGGGCTGGCGATGGCAGAGGCGATGGCTCAGGCCAGCCGTGCCGCGGCACTGATGGTTACCCGCCATGGCACTGCGGATGTGATCCCTGAGCTGGCAGAAGTTCGAGCCGCCCGTTTCTGA
- the msrA gene encoding peptide-methionine (S)-S-oxide reductase MsrA produces the protein MRVLERLKPLALAGLIAIGTAAQTNPLQAQSTEVLTVAGGCFWCVESDFESVPGVIEAVSGYTGGKVVNPTYKDVTRGGSGHYEAVQIIFDPAKVSRQRLLEMFFRSVDPTDAGGQFCDRGESYRTAVFVSNKAETALADRVKAEAQQALGQKIVTPVLPAKTFYKAEDYHQDYYKGNSLVFTRFGPKRQAAAYKRYRQACGRDARVAKLWGDAAPFAKGY, from the coding sequence ATGCGTGTTCTGGAGAGACTTAAACCTTTGGCTCTGGCGGGTTTGATCGCCATCGGCACCGCGGCGCAAACTAATCCGCTGCAGGCTCAGTCTACTGAAGTCCTTACAGTGGCTGGCGGCTGCTTCTGGTGTGTGGAAAGCGATTTCGAAAGCGTGCCTGGGGTGATCGAAGCGGTTTCAGGCTACACTGGAGGCAAGGTAGTGAACCCGACCTACAAGGACGTGACCCGCGGCGGCAGCGGCCACTACGAGGCGGTGCAGATCATTTTTGACCCGGCAAAAGTGTCCCGGCAGCGGCTTCTGGAGATGTTCTTCCGCTCGGTCGACCCAACCGATGCAGGCGGCCAGTTCTGCGACCGCGGCGAGAGCTACCGTACAGCTGTTTTTGTCTCTAACAAGGCGGAAACAGCTTTGGCTGACAGGGTAAAAGCCGAAGCACAGCAGGCCTTGGGGCAAAAAATCGTGACGCCTGTTCTGCCGGCGAAGACCTTTTACAAGGCCGAAGATTATCACCAGGACTATTACAAGGGGAACAGCCTGGTTTTCACCCGTTTTGGTCCCAAGCGGCAGGCGGCGGCCTATAAGCGTTACCGCCAGGCCTGCGGCCGGGACGCAAGGGTGGCGAAACTATGGGGCGACGCGGCGCCTTTTGCCAAGGGGTATTGA
- a CDS encoding D-amino acid aminotransferase yields the protein MTKKMSTHQAEEDQRNEEILIYLNGEIVPKAEAKVSVYDSGFMLGDGVWEGLRLYNGTWAFMDEHLDRLFEAAKAIDLDIGMDREDVKGALLETQKANGMTTDAHARLMLTRGVKTRPFQHPSLSQQGPTMTIIMEHSRPNLPRPIKLATVPHIRGLPMTQDPKLNSHSKLNCILACIAAEKAGADEALMLDVNGFVNTTNACNFFIVRKGEVWTSTGDYCMNGITRQKVIDLCRDNGIPVFERNYSLVDTYGADEAFLTGTFGAQTPVGEIDGRQIGSGQMGPVTERIRGLYKQLIEKECA from the coding sequence ATGACAAAAAAGATGAGCACCCACCAAGCCGAAGAAGATCAGCGCAATGAGGAGATCCTGATCTATCTGAACGGCGAAATCGTTCCCAAGGCCGAAGCCAAGGTGAGCGTCTATGACAGCGGCTTCATGCTGGGCGATGGTGTCTGGGAAGGGCTGCGGCTGTACAACGGCACCTGGGCCTTCATGGATGAGCATCTGGACCGGCTGTTCGAGGCTGCAAAGGCCATCGACCTGGACATCGGTATGGACCGGGAAGATGTCAAAGGTGCCTTGTTAGAGACACAAAAAGCCAATGGCATGACGACAGACGCCCATGCCCGGCTGATGCTCACACGGGGGGTGAAGACCCGGCCCTTCCAGCACCCCTCCCTGTCGCAGCAGGGGCCGACCATGACTATAATCATGGAACACTCGCGCCCGAACCTGCCGCGCCCGATCAAGCTGGCTACGGTACCGCATATCCGCGGCCTGCCGATGACCCAGGACCCCAAGCTGAACTCTCATTCCAAGCTGAACTGCATTCTCGCCTGTATTGCGGCGGAAAAAGCCGGTGCGGATGAGGCGCTGATGCTGGACGTGAATGGCTTTGTAAACACCACCAACGCCTGCAACTTCTTCATCGTGCGCAAGGGCGAGGTTTGGACCTCCACCGGGGATTATTGCATGAACGGCATCACCCGGCAGAAGGTGATAGACCTATGCCGGGACAACGGCATCCCGGTGTTTGAGCGTAACTACTCGCTTGTAGACACCTACGGCGCAGATGAAGCCTTTCTCACCGGCACCTTCGGCGCCCAGACCCCGGTGGGAGAGATCGACGGGCGGCAGATCGGCAGCGGTCAAATGGGTCCCGTAACCGAACGTATCCGGGGCCTCTACAAGCAACTGATTGAAAAGGAGTGCGCGTGA
- a CDS encoding sulfotransferase-like domain-containing protein, which yields MRVAMWSGPRNLSTAMMYAFGNRGDCAVVDEPFYAAYLAMTGLGHPMRSEILDSQPQNPEAVAEALLGPVPGAKPHYYQKHMTQHMIPGVPRDWMREAVNVFLIRHPARVIASYAAKRENPTLEDIGFRQQAELFELVRGWGQTPVVVDSHDIRANPAAKLEQLCEAIGIPYSPKMLSWPKGGHKDDGVWAEHWYGAVWNSTGFAGAEGPLPQVPDALQPVLRAAMPYYKQMKAVKI from the coding sequence ATGCGGGTTGCTATGTGGTCAGGACCGCGGAACCTGTCGACCGCGATGATGTATGCCTTTGGCAACCGCGGCGATTGCGCCGTGGTGGACGAACCATTCTATGCCGCCTATCTGGCGATGACCGGGCTCGGCCATCCGATGCGAAGCGAGATTCTGGACAGCCAGCCGCAGAATCCTGAGGCGGTGGCGGAGGCGCTGCTTGGACCGGTGCCTGGGGCAAAGCCTCACTATTATCAAAAGCACATGACCCAGCACATGATTCCGGGCGTGCCGCGGGACTGGATGCGGGAGGCTGTCAACGTCTTTCTGATCCGCCATCCGGCGCGGGTGATTGCCTCTTATGCGGCAAAACGGGAAAACCCCACACTGGAGGATATCGGCTTCCGCCAGCAAGCAGAACTGTTTGAGCTGGTGCGCGGCTGGGGGCAGACGCCGGTGGTGGTGGACAGCCACGATATCCGTGCCAACCCGGCTGCCAAGCTGGAGCAGCTTTGCGAAGCAATCGGCATCCCCTATTCCCCGAAGATGCTGAGCTGGCCCAAAGGCGGGCACAAGGATGACGGCGTCTGGGCTGAGCATTGGTATGGCGCGGTCTGGAACTCCACCGGGTTTGCCGGCGCCGAGGGGCCGTTGCCGCAGGTGCCGGACGCGCTGCAGCCCGTGCTGCGGGCGGCAATGCCCTATTACAAGCAGATGAAAGCCGTGAAGATCTGA
- a CDS encoding SCP2 sterol-binding domain-containing protein: protein MALEDIAAGIRTGLAGKTFDGSLKFDCGDDGVIVLSQGDATTLDRDTDCTLRLSADNLQKLLAGKLNPMTAVMMGKIKVSGDMGVAMKLSKLIG from the coding sequence ATGGCACTTGAAGATATCGCAGCGGGCATCCGCACTGGGCTCGCCGGCAAAACTTTCGATGGCTCGCTGAAATTCGATTGCGGCGATGACGGCGTCATCGTGCTCTCACAGGGGGATGCCACAACCCTGGACCGGGACACCGATTGCACGCTGCGCCTGTCCGCAGACAACCTGCAAAAGCTGCTCGCCGGCAAGCTGAACCCGATGACCGCGGTGATGATGGGCAAGATCAAGGTTTCCGGCGACATGGGCGTCGCCATGAAATTGAGCAAGCTGATCGGCTGA
- a CDS encoding DUF1810 domain-containing protein produces MSDQDGIDGDFEDDFAEELDMFVEAQDTVWAAVLSELSAGQKTSHWMWFVFPQLAELGRSHMAQLYGIEDLAEATAYLNHDKLRARLVEVSQLMLQHRGKAPEQILGSIDAKKLRSSMTLFAAVPGAPAEFREVLVAFYDGQPCPLTQDALAGG; encoded by the coding sequence GTGAGTGATCAAGACGGCATAGACGGCGATTTCGAGGATGATTTCGCGGAAGAGCTGGACATGTTCGTCGAGGCTCAGGACACCGTCTGGGCGGCTGTCCTGAGTGAGCTCTCAGCAGGACAGAAGACGAGCCACTGGATGTGGTTCGTCTTTCCCCAGCTGGCCGAACTCGGCCGCTCCCACATGGCGCAGCTTTACGGGATCGAGGATCTGGCGGAGGCTACCGCCTACCTGAACCACGATAAACTCCGCGCCCGCCTGGTCGAGGTCAGCCAGCTGATGCTGCAGCATCGCGGCAAAGCGCCGGAACAGATCCTTGGCAGCATCGACGCCAAGAAACTGCGCTCCTCGATGACGCTGTTTGCCGCCGTGCCCGGCGCGCCGGCAGAGTTTCGGGAGGTGCTTGTCGCCTTCTATGATGGCCAACCCTGCCCGCTCACCCAGGACGCGCTTGCCGGCGGGTAA
- a CDS encoding argininosuccinate synthase, giving the protein MSAPKKVVLAYSGGLDTSIILKWLQTEYGCEVVTFTADLGQGEELEPARKKAEMLGIKPENIFIEDVREEFVRDFVFPMFRANAVYEGLYLLGTSIARPLISKRLVEIAEATGADAVAHGATGKGNDQVRFELAAYALNPDIKVIAPWREWDLSSRTKLLEFAEAHQIPVAKDKRGEAPFSVDANLLHTSSEGKVLEDPAQEAPDYVYQRTVHPEDAPDTPEYIEIGFEKGDAVSINGEAMSPATILTELNEYGRKHGIGRLDLVEGRFVGMKSRGIYETPGGTILLEAHRGIESITMDRGAMHLKDQLMPQYAELIYNGFWYSPEREMLQAAIDKSQEFVSGTVRVKLYKGLASTVGRWSDNSLYSEAHVTFEEDAGAYDQKDAAGFIQLNALRLKLLAARERRIKK; this is encoded by the coding sequence ATGTCCGCGCCCAAGAAAGTTGTGCTCGCCTATTCCGGTGGCCTCGACACCTCGATCATCCTGAAATGGCTGCAGACCGAATACGGCTGCGAAGTTGTCACCTTCACCGCCGATCTCGGCCAGGGTGAAGAGCTGGAGCCCGCCCGCAAGAAAGCGGAAATGCTGGGCATAAAGCCGGAGAACATCTTCATCGAGGATGTACGCGAGGAATTTGTCCGCGACTTCGTGTTCCCGATGTTCCGCGCCAATGCGGTCTATGAGGGCCTCTATCTGCTGGGCACCTCCATCGCCCGCCCGCTGATCTCCAAGCGCCTGGTTGAGATTGCTGAGGCCACTGGCGCCGACGCGGTTGCACATGGCGCCACCGGCAAGGGCAACGACCAGGTCCGTTTCGAACTGGCCGCCTATGCGCTGAACCCCGACATCAAGGTAATCGCGCCGTGGCGCGAATGGGACCTGTCTTCGCGCACCAAACTGCTGGAGTTTGCCGAGGCGCACCAGATCCCCGTCGCCAAGGACAAGCGCGGCGAAGCACCCTTCTCGGTTGATGCGAACCTTTTGCACACATCCTCCGAGGGCAAGGTGCTGGAAGACCCGGCGCAGGAAGCGCCCGATTACGTCTACCAGCGCACCGTCCACCCCGAGGACGCGCCCGACACTCCCGAATACATCGAGATCGGCTTCGAGAAGGGCGATGCGGTCAGCATCAACGGCGAAGCGATGAGCCCGGCCACCATCCTGACCGAACTGAACGAATACGGGCGCAAGCACGGCATCGGCCGCCTCGACCTGGTCGAAGGCCGGTTCGTCGGCATGAAGTCCCGCGGCATTTACGAGACTCCGGGCGGCACCATCCTGCTGGAAGCCCACCGCGGTATCGAATCCATCACAATGGACCGCGGCGCGATGCACCTGAAGGACCAGCTGATGCCGCAATACGCAGAGCTTATCTACAACGGCTTCTGGTACTCGCCGGAACGCGAAATGCTGCAGGCCGCCATCGACAAGAGCCAGGAATTCGTCTCCGGCACCGTGCGCGTGAAGCTCTACAAGGGCCTGGCCTCTACCGTTGGCCGCTGGTCGGACAACTCGCTCTACTCCGAGGCGCATGTGACCTTTGAAGAAGACGCCGGCGCCTACGACCAGAAGGACGCCGCAGGCTTCATCCAGCTGAACGCCCTGCGTCTCAAGCTGCTGGCCGCCCGCGAGCGCCGGATCAAAAAGTGA